In Pyrococcus kukulkanii, the genomic window GAGGTTGCAAAGTTCATAAGCGGATTTAATGCTGTCAAGATCCTTGGTGGTCCCGCTTTCATGGGCTCAGCAAAGATGGGTGGAGTTAAGATAACCACAAAGGAACTCAAGTTCGCCGAGGAGGTTTTCGATTACGTAGTCTACGGCGACCTTGAGGCCTTCCTCTACGACTACTTCTCGGGAAGGGATCTAGATCCCTTTAGGTTTAGAAGCTATGGGGAGTTGCAGCTCTACGCTTTACTGGGAGCTGAAGTAGTTAAGCAGTTCCCGGGCTATCCTGAATTCGTATTAGCCGAGATAGAAACCCAGCGTGGCTGTCCCAAGGCAATGGGTATAGGGGGCTGTTCCTTCTGCACGGAGCCGGTTCGCTACCCCGTCGTAGAGAACAGGCCCCAGGAATTCGTTGCCCAGGAAGTTGAAGTCCTATACAGGTTGGGAGTGAGGCACTTCAGGATAGGGAGGCAGAGCTGCATCTTCTCCTACATGGCCGAGCCCAACGGCAGGGTTCCAATTCCAAAGCCCGAGGAAGTTGAGAAGCTGTTTAAAGCAGTTAGAAGTGCTGCACCAAACGTTAAAACCCTCCACGTGGACAATGCAAATCCAGCGGTGATCGCTAACTACCCCGAGGAGAGCAGAAGGATTGCAAAGGCCATAATTAAGTACGGAACCCCGGGGAACGTGGTTGCCTTTGGATTGGAAACTGCGGATCCAAAGGTTGCCAAGTTGAATAACCTCAACGCTACTCCAGAGGAAACATACGAGGCCGTAAAGATAATAAACGAGGTCGGGGGGAAGAGAGGCTACAATGGTCTTCCCTGGCTCCTCCCTGGGATAAACATAATCTTTGGACTTCCTGGAGAGACAAAGAGAACGTACGAACTTACATTTCAGTTCCTGAAGAAGATACTCGACGACGGCTTGATGGTTAGGAGGATAAACATCAGGCAGGTCGTTGTATTCCCTGGGACGCCGCTTTGGAACATGAGGGATAGGGTGAAGACTGAAAAGCACAAGAAGCTGATAGAGCACTACAGGCACAAGATAAGGCATGAGATAGACCTCCCAATGCTCAAGAGGGTCGTTCCAGTAGGGACGATTCTGAGGGACGTGAGGATGGAGGTTTATGATAATGGTTTAACTTTCGGCAGGCAGTTTGGAAGCTACCCCCTGATAGTTGGCGTGCCCAAGAGGCTCGAGCTCGACAAGTATTACGACGTAATGATAGTCGACCACGGGCTTAGGAGCGTCACCGGAATTCCGGTTCCAATTGACGTTAACAGGGAGAGCTCCAAGGTTTTGAAGTGGCTCCCTGGGGTAGGAAAGAAAACCTTAGCTAAAATTCTGGCGAAGAGGCCCTTTAAGAGCGAGGATGAGTTCCTTAATTTGCTTCCCCAGGATGTGAGGGGCCTTTATAAGGGTCATGTTAAGTTATAGAGGAACTCTGGAATTTCCTCTCCGCCGATAACTATCACACCCCTGGGATACTTCCTCTTTATTCTCCCCGACTTAACCTCGATTTTGATTCCCTTAGCAACTGCGTCGATCTCATATTTATCCGTTCTGAAATAAAATACCTCTCCAAATTTCCTGTATAGGTGTTCCTGCACGATCCACTCGTACAGCACCTCTTTTCCTATCTCCCTCCCCGCCCACTCTGCTAAAGCTCTTGCAATTAGGGGGTCTCTTATTATGAACTTCCTATCTTTTCTCTCTATTATTCTCCCTCCTTCATCCCTGAAGGGTATTTGAAGGAGAATGTGAAGGGCTTCAAACACTTCAATGTACTCTCTTACCGTCGGAACTGATACGCCTGACCTTTCGGCAAGCTTTCTGAAGGATACAGGATCGGGAGCAACGTCAATTATGGCTCCGATAACATCCCTAGCAATGCTCGTGCTCTTTCCAAGGGTTAGAATATCTGATTTTATCGTTAAGATCACGTCTTTTGTCGTGAGCATGCCATTGAGATAGGCCAAGTATCCTCCGGTTTCTAGGTAGTTCTCGAAGATTTCACTGGCCTTTGAGCGAGCAAACTCTTGGTAGAATAAGTGATAGTACTCTCTGAATGAGAGCGGAGTAACCTCTATAATTCTTCCTCTACCCATTCTTCCCCCAAATGCTCCTATAATTCTTTCTCTGGCGAGGGTTATTGATCCGGTTACCGTGAGAACGTCATCAATGAATTTTTTCCTATCAATAAGGTACTTAACTCCCCTCCACCAGTCCGGGAGTAAGGTTACTTCATCAAGGAATATATACGAGCTCTTTACTCCTTTGCGCCTTCTTATTTTGAAGTATGCTTCCATTATCTCAACGAGTTCTTTATAGTTCTCTAAAATGCTGCAGTCGAAGTAGAATACTGAGTACGGGTTTTTTGAATTCTCCAGGATGTTTTTTATCAGTAGCTTCATTCCGAGGGTTTTCCCAACTCTCCTTGGTCCGAGAATGAAATTAAGGGAGAATGGCTGGAGGGAGATTTCTTCTATCCACTTCGGCGTTATCCTGTACCTCAGCTTCTTAAATTCCTTTAATTCAGGATCTTCCTCATGTATCCACCATGGATTCTGATCTTCAAGTAGTCCAATCATGTTAACTCATACTTTACATATCTTTATAAATATTGTTAACTGCTGTTTTACACAATATTGCAACATCCTGACAAACATGCCTCAGCTTTTCGGTGGATTTTTAAATTCAGGTGTTAACTGGAGAGCAAAGGGGGTGAGAAAATGGACAAGGTCTATCTAACTTGGTGGCAGGTTGACAGGGCGATATTTGCTCTAGCCGATAAGCTGAGAGAGTACAAGCCAGATGTAATCGTTGGCGTCGCAAGGGGAGGGTTAATTCCAGCCGTTAGGTTGAGCCACATCCTTGGTGATCTTCCGCTCAAGGTAATCGACGTTAAGTTCTACAAGGGGATAGATGAGAGGGCTGAGAAGCCTGTAATTACAATCCCGATACATGGGGATCTCAAGGACAAGAAGGTTGTGATAGTGGATGACGTCAGTGATACTGGAAAAACCTTAGAGGTAGTAATAGGGGAAGTGAAGAAGCTTGGTGCGAGGGAGATAAAGGTCGCCTGCTTGGCTATGAAGCCATGGACTTCCGTAGTTCCGGACTATTACGTCTTCAGGACTGACAAGTGGATAGTCTTCCCATGGGAGGAATTTCCAGTCGTTACCAAAGAGTAGCTTTATATATTTTTGACCAACTTTAAATCATGAAGTGGATATCACTATTTGTAATGCTGTTAATCCTTCCTTAGGTAGCTGCTGGGAATGATGTGGTGAAGGAGTGCTCCTGGGTTGTCACCTTTAATTCAACTTCCCCGTGATTCTGCGTTAACATTATTGATTACCACGACTTTGGTTCAAATGTTTTAGTTATCGGCTCCGCGAAGATGCCTGCCCACCCTAGGGACTCACTTTGGATGGCAGTTTTGGACAGGGACGGGAATTTGGCTGTACAAAAGGTCATCGCCTCGGAATACTATATGGTTCCAGAGGCAGTAGTCTTCC contains:
- a CDS encoding radical SAM protein gives rise to the protein MIVAIIDGYTDEPAGLGVPPYIGLYPRYAYGAIKKARRDANVFYLTIDDLRATFEGEDGIRTKNKTPNFPKVREILEKADVIIFIGGLHTPGKYLSAVPGSVEEVAKFISGFNAVKILGGPAFMGSAKMGGVKITTKELKFAEEVFDYVVYGDLEAFLYDYFSGRDLDPFRFRSYGELQLYALLGAEVVKQFPGYPEFVLAEIETQRGCPKAMGIGGCSFCTEPVRYPVVENRPQEFVAQEVEVLYRLGVRHFRIGRQSCIFSYMAEPNGRVPIPKPEEVEKLFKAVRSAAPNVKTLHVDNANPAVIANYPEESRRIAKAIIKYGTPGNVVAFGLETADPKVAKLNNLNATPEETYEAVKIINEVGGKRGYNGLPWLLPGINIIFGLPGETKRTYELTFQFLKKILDDGLMVRRINIRQVVVFPGTPLWNMRDRVKTEKHKKLIEHYRHKIRHEIDLPMLKRVVPVGTILRDVRMEVYDNGLTFGRQFGSYPLIVGVPKRLELDKYYDVMIVDHGLRSVTGIPVPIDVNRESSKVLKWLPGVGKKTLAKILAKRPFKSEDEFLNLLPQDVRGLYKGHVKL
- a CDS encoding ATP-binding protein produces the protein MIGLLEDQNPWWIHEEDPELKEFKKLRYRITPKWIEEISLQPFSLNFILGPRRVGKTLGMKLLIKNILENSKNPYSVFYFDCSILENYKELVEIMEAYFKIRRRKGVKSSYIFLDEVTLLPDWWRGVKYLIDRKKFIDDVLTVTGSITLARERIIGAFGGRMGRGRIIEVTPLSFREYYHLFYQEFARSKASEIFENYLETGGYLAYLNGMLTTKDVILTIKSDILTLGKSTSIARDVIGAIIDVAPDPVSFRKLAERSGVSVPTVREYIEVFEALHILLQIPFRDEGGRIIERKDRKFIIRDPLIARALAEWAGREIGKEVLYEWIVQEHLYRKFGEVFYFRTDKYEIDAVAKGIKIEVKSGRIKRKYPRGVIVIGGEEIPEFLYNLT
- a CDS encoding phosphoribosyltransferase — translated: MDKVYLTWWQVDRAIFALADKLREYKPDVIVGVARGGLIPAVRLSHILGDLPLKVIDVKFYKGIDERAEKPVITIPIHGDLKDKKVVIVDDVSDTGKTLEVVIGEVKKLGAREIKVACLAMKPWTSVVPDYYVFRTDKWIVFPWEEFPVVTKE